One genomic segment of Mycolicibacterium neworleansense includes these proteins:
- a CDS encoding acyl-CoA dehydrogenase family protein codes for MDFALSAKAADYHSRLTDFMTGHVLPAEASYHAYREEKGPKDHTVPPVVEELKVKAKDAGLWNLFLPSESGLTNLEYAPLAELSGWSMEIAPEALNCAAPDTGNMETLHLFANEVQRKQWLEPLLAGEIRSAFAMTEPAVASSDARNIETTMLRDGADYVINGRKWWITGAADPRCKILIVMGRTNPDAASHAQQSMILVPVDTPGVDIQRSLPVFGWQDQHGHCEIVFDNVRVPAENLLHEEGSGFAIAQARLGPGRIHHCMRALGAAERALALMVDRVQKRVAFGRPLAEQGVVRESIAKSRNEIDQARLLCEKAAWTIDQEGNKAAHVLVSQIKSVAPQIACNVIDRAIQVHGAAGVSDDFPLARLYSWHRAMRLFDGPDEVHMRTIARAELGREKSPLAAAVIAQ; via the coding sequence ATGGACTTCGCGCTGTCGGCCAAGGCGGCTGATTACCACTCCCGGCTCACCGACTTCATGACCGGGCACGTGCTGCCGGCTGAGGCCTCCTACCACGCGTATCGCGAGGAGAAGGGCCCGAAGGATCACACGGTTCCGCCGGTGGTCGAGGAACTCAAGGTCAAGGCCAAGGACGCGGGCCTGTGGAACCTGTTCCTGCCCTCGGAGTCCGGGCTGACCAACCTGGAGTACGCGCCGCTGGCCGAGCTGTCGGGCTGGAGCATGGAGATCGCCCCCGAGGCGCTCAACTGTGCGGCGCCGGACACCGGGAACATGGAGACCTTGCACCTGTTCGCCAACGAGGTCCAGCGCAAGCAGTGGCTGGAACCGCTGCTGGCCGGCGAGATCCGCAGCGCCTTCGCGATGACCGAGCCCGCCGTGGCGTCCTCGGATGCCCGCAACATCGAGACCACGATGCTGCGCGACGGGGCCGACTACGTGATCAACGGCCGCAAGTGGTGGATCACCGGGGCGGCCGATCCGCGCTGCAAGATCCTGATCGTGATGGGCCGCACCAATCCCGATGCCGCTTCGCATGCCCAGCAGTCGATGATCCTGGTGCCTGTCGATACCCCCGGGGTGGACATTCAGCGTTCACTGCCGGTGTTCGGCTGGCAGGACCAGCACGGGCACTGCGAGATCGTGTTCGACAACGTGCGGGTGCCCGCCGAGAACCTGCTGCACGAAGAGGGCAGCGGCTTCGCGATCGCCCAGGCCCGGCTGGGCCCGGGCCGGATCCACCACTGCATGCGAGCGCTCGGCGCCGCCGAGCGGGCCCTGGCCCTGATGGTCGACCGGGTGCAGAAGCGCGTCGCGTTCGGCAGGCCACTGGCCGAGCAGGGTGTGGTGCGCGAGTCGATCGCCAAGTCCCGCAATGAGATCGACCAGGCCCGCCTGCTGTGTGAGAAGGCCGCCTGGACGATCGACCAGGAAGGCAACAAGGCCGCCCACGTCCTGGTCTCCCAGATCAAGTCGGTGGCCCCGCAGATCGCCTGCAACGTCATCGACCGGGCCATCCAGGTGCACGGCGCGGCAGGTGTCAGCGACGACTTCCCGCTGGCCCGGCTGTACTCCTGGCACCGCGCGATGCGCCTGTTCGACGGACCCGACGAGGTCCACATGCGCACCATCGCCCGTGCGGAGCTGGGCCGGGAGAAATCGCCTCTCGCTGCGGCGGTGATCGCGCAGTGA
- a CDS encoding response regulator encodes MAEKVRVVVGDDHPMFREGVVRALTSSGEIDVVAEADNGADALELIRTHQPQVALLDYRMPQLDGAQVAAAVSRDELPTRVLLVSAHDESAIVYTALQQGAAGFLSKESTRSELVNAVLSCAKGRDVLDPNLAAGLAGEIRRRNEPDVPVLSPREREVLDLIAKGHSIPAMAKELFLAPSTVKTHVQRLYEKLGVSDRGAAVAEAMRRRLLD; translated from the coding sequence ATGGCCGAAAAGGTTCGGGTGGTGGTGGGCGACGACCACCCGATGTTCCGCGAAGGCGTGGTGCGCGCCTTGACCTCCAGCGGGGAGATCGACGTGGTGGCCGAAGCCGACAATGGCGCCGACGCACTGGAATTGATTCGGACGCACCAGCCGCAGGTGGCCCTCCTGGATTACCGCATGCCGCAGCTCGACGGGGCCCAGGTGGCGGCCGCGGTGAGCCGCGACGAGCTGCCCACCCGCGTGTTACTGGTTTCCGCACACGACGAGTCGGCGATCGTCTATACCGCGCTGCAGCAGGGCGCGGCCGGGTTCCTGTCCAAGGAATCCACCCGTAGCGAGCTGGTGAATGCCGTGCTGTCGTGCGCCAAGGGCCGCGACGTGCTCGACCCGAACCTGGCGGCGGGCCTGGCCGGGGAGATCCGTCGTCGCAACGAACCCGATGTCCCGGTGCTCAGTCCACGGGAACGCGAGGTGCTCGACCTGATCGCCAAGGGCCACTCCATCCCGGCGATGGCCAAGGAACTGTTCCTGGCCCCTTCGACGGTGAAGACCCACGTGCAACGCTTGTACGAGAAGCTGGGCGTGAGCGATCGGGGGGCGGCGGTCGCGGAGGCGATGCGCCGTCGGCTGCTGGACTGA
- a CDS encoding LCP family protein, which translates to MNAPAHTASAPRHRMPRRGVRAARRAAIGLVAVTVLAGTGTGWVSYHGALDGITTSNALEGGPVSSGDTENILIMGLDSRLDQHGNPLPEDVYQALHAGDETVGGYNANVLIVVHLPGNGGPATAFSIPRDDYVELAGCDVNPCKGKVKQAYGWAYQREMESLESSSEDTSMNEQQAREAGRRAQIATVRNLLGIPIDHFVEVTLGAFFQIAKAVAPITVCLNADTADPYSGADFHKGVQQIDAAQAMAFVRQRRDINDENFTDLDRTRRQQAFIAALVSALGQSGALSSPTMLRDLLNVTKQNVALDSGFDLASFASRASALTGSPPTLYTLPIKEFGQNSMGEDINIVDIPTIRAIVRDLVAEPGATTNAPAAPAHVLEGHGAVLDVVNASTYTGLAAQLETTFSANGFTPGQIGDAESLAAVTTIDYGTGAEAAAQSLADELGVIATPSSEVLPGTVQLTLGTDFPGEDYLTGSSESSSAESSSDSASDSTWDSSGETTEETTASTPVTTVAATESGTKSAAPTDLSQMKVSGVPCVK; encoded by the coding sequence ATGAACGCACCCGCCCACACCGCCAGCGCGCCCCGGCACCGTATGCCGCGCCGCGGCGTGCGGGCTGCCCGTCGCGCGGCCATCGGCCTCGTGGCGGTAACGGTGCTGGCCGGAACCGGTACCGGCTGGGTGTCCTACCACGGCGCCCTCGACGGCATCACCACGTCGAATGCGCTGGAAGGCGGCCCGGTTTCCTCCGGGGACACCGAGAACATCCTCATCATGGGGCTGGACAGCCGGCTGGATCAGCACGGCAACCCGCTGCCGGAGGACGTCTACCAGGCGCTGCACGCAGGTGACGAGACCGTCGGCGGCTATAACGCCAACGTGCTGATCGTGGTGCACCTGCCCGGCAACGGCGGCCCGGCGACCGCGTTCTCCATCCCCCGCGACGACTACGTCGAGCTGGCCGGCTGCGACGTGAACCCGTGCAAGGGCAAGGTCAAACAGGCCTACGGCTGGGCGTATCAGCGCGAGATGGAATCGCTGGAGTCTTCGTCCGAAGACACGTCGATGAACGAGCAGCAGGCCCGTGAGGCCGGACGCAGGGCCCAGATCGCCACGGTGCGCAACCTGCTCGGCATTCCGATCGACCATTTCGTCGAGGTCACCCTCGGCGCGTTCTTCCAGATCGCCAAGGCTGTGGCGCCGATCACGGTATGCCTCAACGCCGACACCGCCGACCCGTACTCCGGTGCCGACTTCCACAAGGGCGTGCAGCAGATCGACGCCGCCCAGGCAATGGCCTTCGTGCGTCAGCGCCGCGACATCAACGACGAGAATTTCACCGACCTCGACCGCACCCGCCGCCAGCAGGCGTTCATCGCCGCGCTGGTATCGGCGCTGGGCCAGAGCGGCGCGTTGTCCAGCCCCACCATGCTGCGCGATCTGCTCAACGTCACCAAGCAGAACGTCGCGCTGGATTCCGGGTTCGACCTGGCCAGCTTCGCCAGCCGGGCCTCGGCACTGACCGGCTCACCACCGACCCTGTACACGTTGCCCATCAAGGAATTCGGCCAGAACTCCATGGGCGAGGACATCAACATCGTCGACATCCCCACCATCCGGGCCATCGTGCGTGACCTGGTGGCCGAACCGGGCGCCACCACCAACGCCCCGGCGGCACCGGCGCACGTCCTCGAAGGTCATGGCGCCGTGCTCGACGTGGTCAATGCCTCCACCTACACCGGACTGGCCGCCCAGCTCGAAACCACCTTCTCCGCAAACGGATTCACTCCCGGGCAGATCGGCGACGCCGAGTCTCTGGCCGCCGTCACCACCATCGACTACGGCACCGGCGCCGAGGCGGCCGCCCAGTCACTGGCCGATGAACTGGGCGTGATCGCCACCCCGTCATCCGAGGTGCTGCCCGGCACGGTGCAGCTCACGCTCGGCACCGACTTTCCCGGCGAGGACTACCTGACCGGGTCGAGCGAGTCCTCGTCGGCGGAGAGCTCGTCAGACTCCGCTTCGGATTCGACGTGGGATTCCTCCGGCGAGACCACGGAGGAAACCACGGCCAGTACTCCGGTGACCACCGTGGCCGCCACCGAGAGCGGCACCAAGTCCGCGGCACCCACCGACCTGAGCCAGATGAAGGTCTCCGGCGTACCCTGCGTGAAATAG
- a CDS encoding Rv1535 domain-containing protein, which yields MHRIAVALGLFRVFGHWSPFRHVDFDFSRSRLRTVRRVRTFGSGAPSDPLTDAVSRVLVLPLRELYAVLWRCGVLDIDD from the coding sequence ATGCACCGCATCGCGGTGGCCCTTGGCTTGTTTCGAGTTTTCGGCCATTGGTCACCTTTCCGTCACGTCGACTTCGATTTCTCGAGATCTCGGCTTCGCACCGTGAGACGCGTGAGAACTTTCGGTTCCGGCGCTCCTTCCGATCCGTTGACCGACGCCGTGTCCCGCGTGCTGGTTCTCCCGTTGCGGGAGCTGTACGCGGTGCTGTGGCGCTGCGGTGTGCTCGACATCGACGACTGA
- a CDS encoding sensor histidine kinase, which produces MASGRVVEFFTTQPVRVSALLRLPLIGLIVVLVSVWDVDHWLPMLYAVILSVYAAVAVLWLVVVFRGPMPPWAEWASTAVDVLVLVALCAVSGGATAALLPVFFLLPISVAFQDRPWLTALLGGSTALGYLAVWILYSERDDNVGLPDIVYMHVGFLAWLAVASAALSFVLARRSARVRSLMEVRRQLVSESTRADDLRNAELAEHLHDGPLQILLAARLDLDEIRERIPDPGLDRVHAALQETAAGLRSTVTALHPQVLAQLGLTPAVRELLRQYETRPDITVRADLEDVGHPEGQALLYRAARELLANINKHAGASTISVGLFRAGDRVVLTVADDGKGFDPSMVAQSVAEGHIGLASLQVRIEAMGGSMAISSEPGFGTQVRVTL; this is translated from the coding sequence ATGGCCAGCGGGCGCGTCGTCGAATTCTTCACCACCCAACCGGTCCGGGTCTCCGCGCTGCTGCGGCTGCCGCTGATCGGCCTGATCGTGGTGCTGGTCTCGGTGTGGGATGTCGACCACTGGTTACCGATGCTGTACGCGGTGATCCTGAGCGTGTATGCCGCCGTGGCCGTGCTGTGGCTGGTGGTGGTGTTCCGCGGGCCCATGCCGCCGTGGGCCGAGTGGGCCTCCACCGCAGTCGATGTGCTGGTGCTGGTCGCTCTGTGCGCGGTGTCGGGCGGGGCCACCGCGGCGCTGTTGCCGGTGTTCTTCCTGTTGCCCATATCCGTTGCGTTCCAAGATCGTCCGTGGCTGACGGCACTGCTGGGCGGCAGTACCGCCCTGGGCTATCTGGCGGTGTGGATCCTGTACTCGGAGCGCGATGACAATGTCGGATTGCCCGACATCGTCTACATGCACGTGGGTTTCCTGGCCTGGCTGGCGGTCGCGTCGGCCGCGTTGTCGTTTGTGCTGGCGCGGCGTTCGGCGCGGGTGCGGTCACTGATGGAGGTGCGGCGCCAGCTGGTGTCGGAGTCCACCCGGGCCGACGACCTGCGCAATGCCGAGCTGGCCGAACACCTCCACGACGGGCCGCTGCAGATCCTGCTGGCCGCACGTCTGGACCTCGACGAGATCCGGGAACGCATCCCGGATCCCGGGCTGGACCGGGTGCACGCGGCCCTGCAGGAGACCGCGGCCGGGCTGCGTTCCACGGTGACCGCGCTGCATCCGCAGGTGCTGGCCCAGCTGGGGCTCACCCCAGCCGTCCGGGAATTGTTGCGCCAGTATGAAACCCGGCCAGATATCACGGTGCGGGCCGATCTGGAGGACGTCGGGCATCCCGAAGGTCAGGCCCTGTTGTACCGGGCCGCGCGCGAGCTGCTGGCCAACATCAACAAACACGCCGGGGCGAGCACGATTTCGGTCGGACTCTTCCGTGCGGGGGACCGCGTGGTGCTCACCGTCGCCGACGACGGCAAGGGTTTCGACCCGTCGATGGTGGCCCAGTCCGTCGCCGAGGGGCATATCGGCCTGGCTTCGCTCCAGGTGCGCATCGAGGCCATGGGTGGCTCGATGGCCATCAGCTCGGAGCCCGGATTCGGTACCCAGGTCCGGGTCACGCTGTAG
- a CDS encoding tyrosine-protein phosphatase, with protein sequence MTTGLGELSGAWNFRDVADIAGIRPGLLYRSSQLSQLSDDGRAVFRRLRITDVADLRSHQEVQRQGTGQVPDGVAVHLLPFHPDDPSNDAPHESTFQRVMAESVEGEDPAIAARRYMTEVYEEFPTLPGAHSAVREVISLLGQERPVLAHCFAGKDRTGFTVATVLEAVGVDRDRIFEDFLASNGAIPSLRNRIMESVRARAQEAPEMITYAEARLTDEVLGVREEYLAAAWTKLDEAYGSVGGFLDAAGVSGNDIAALRAKLVG encoded by the coding sequence GTGACCACCGGACTGGGAGAACTGTCGGGGGCGTGGAACTTTCGGGACGTCGCCGACATCGCCGGAATTCGGCCGGGCCTGCTCTACCGCTCCAGTCAGCTCAGCCAGCTCTCGGATGACGGCCGGGCGGTGTTCCGTCGGCTCCGTATCACCGACGTCGCCGACCTGCGGTCGCACCAGGAAGTGCAGCGGCAAGGCACCGGACAGGTGCCCGACGGAGTGGCGGTCCATCTGCTGCCGTTCCATCCCGACGACCCGTCGAATGACGCGCCGCACGAAAGCACCTTCCAGCGGGTGATGGCGGAGTCCGTCGAGGGCGAGGACCCCGCCATCGCGGCCCGCCGGTACATGACCGAGGTGTACGAGGAATTCCCGACCCTGCCGGGTGCGCACAGCGCAGTACGCGAGGTGATTTCTCTTCTGGGACAGGAACGTCCGGTGCTCGCGCACTGCTTCGCCGGCAAGGACCGGACCGGTTTCACCGTGGCCACAGTGCTGGAGGCGGTCGGGGTCGACCGCGACCGCATCTTCGAGGATTTTCTGGCCAGCAACGGCGCGATCCCGTCCCTGCGGAACCGGATCATGGAATCGGTACGGGCGCGGGCGCAGGAAGCCCCGGAGATGATCACCTATGCCGAGGCGCGGTTGACCGACGAAGTGCTCGGTGTGCGCGAGGAGTATCTGGCTGCGGCCTGGACCAAGCTCGACGAGGCCTACGGCTCGGTCGGTGGCTTCCTCGACGCGGCCGGGGTGTCGGGCAACGACATCGCGGCGCTGCGGGCCAAGCTCGTCGGGTAG
- a CDS encoding MFS transporter produces the protein MSASLTSVDWQGHTRGSSEYRRLLAALFCAGVATFAQLYSPQAVLPLIARDLGTGAAHAALTISAATVGLALGVIPWSALADRIGRVQAMTISITAATVLGLIVPLAPSTELLLSGRVVEGLMLGGVPAVAIAYLTEEIEAGHAARAAGTYVAGTTIGGLAGRLVTGPIAEFAGWRVGVLVVAVLCGLSAFAFVKLAPPARGFTPTRSRNLGRRLAQNLRSLRQLVLYSQGFLLMGGFVAMYNFLGFRLMDAPFSLPQTVVSLVFLAYLSGTWASARAGAEATRFGRKTVLLGSIATMVAGVAITLAGNVIVVLIGLVIATAGFFGAHAIASGWVGADAGDGKAQASSLYNLFYYAGSSVIGWAGGLAFDHAGWPALAGTVMGLAVLAGVLACTLTNRRDR, from the coding sequence GTGTCCGCCTCCCTGACCTCCGTTGACTGGCAGGGGCATACACGCGGCTCGAGCGAGTACCGGCGCCTGCTGGCCGCATTGTTCTGCGCCGGGGTCGCGACGTTCGCCCAGTTGTACTCACCCCAGGCCGTACTGCCGCTGATCGCCCGCGACCTGGGCACCGGCGCCGCCCATGCCGCATTGACGATTTCGGCGGCCACGGTGGGCCTGGCATTGGGCGTGATCCCGTGGTCGGCCCTGGCCGACCGCATCGGCCGGGTCCAGGCCATGACGATATCCATCACGGCGGCAACGGTTCTCGGACTGATCGTGCCGTTGGCCCCCAGTACGGAACTTCTGCTGTCGGGCCGGGTTGTCGAAGGTCTGATGCTGGGCGGAGTGCCCGCGGTGGCCATCGCCTACCTCACCGAGGAGATCGAAGCCGGACATGCCGCCCGCGCGGCAGGCACCTACGTCGCCGGCACCACGATCGGCGGGCTGGCCGGCCGACTGGTCACCGGGCCGATCGCTGAGTTCGCCGGATGGCGCGTCGGCGTGCTGGTGGTCGCGGTGCTGTGCGGGCTGTCGGCGTTCGCGTTCGTCAAACTCGCGCCGCCCGCGCGCGGCTTCACCCCGACCCGCAGCCGCAACCTGGGCCGGCGGTTGGCGCAGAACCTGCGCTCACTGCGTCAGCTGGTGCTCTACAGCCAGGGCTTCCTGCTGATGGGCGGGTTCGTGGCGATGTACAACTTCCTCGGCTTCCGGCTGATGGACGCCCCGTTCAGCCTGCCGCAGACCGTGGTCAGCCTGGTGTTCCTGGCCTACCTGTCAGGCACGTGGGCCTCGGCGAGGGCCGGCGCGGAGGCCACCCGGTTCGGCCGCAAGACCGTGCTGCTCGGCTCGATCGCCACGATGGTTGCCGGCGTCGCGATCACCCTGGCCGGCAACGTCATCGTGGTGCTCATCGGACTGGTGATCGCCACCGCAGGATTCTTCGGCGCGCATGCGATCGCCTCGGGCTGGGTCGGCGCCGACGCCGGTGACGGCAAGGCGCAGGCGTCCTCGCTGTACAACCTCTTCTACTACGCGGGTTCCAGCGTCATCGGCTGGGCCGGTGGACTGGCGTTCGACCACGCCGGGTGGCCGGCCTTGGCCGGCACCGTAATGGGTCTGGCGGTGCTGGCCGGGGTGCTGGCCTGCACGCTCACCAACAGGCGGGACCGGTAG
- a CDS encoding LysR family transcriptional regulator, whose amino-acid sequence MHLDELQWFVVLAETEHVTDAAAELGISQPTLSRALARIEEQVGVPLFDRVNRRLRLNAYGHILLEHARRSIAEMRSATEQIAELRDPDTGTVRLAFLHSQAGWFVPDLLRRFRAEAPLVRFELYQGPAHHIVERLANGEADLAITSPRPDGFRWRGLYMERLCLAVPRDHRFARRSRIRLADAGNEPFVALAPDFGLRQLTDELWAEAGISPPVVFEAMEIPTMEGLVAAGFGVAVVPVPRPERAEPGAAYVPLSESSAKRQIGLTWHADRQLPPAAARLAQFVMRSVHELE is encoded by the coding sequence ATGCATCTGGACGAGCTGCAGTGGTTCGTGGTGCTGGCCGAAACCGAGCATGTCACCGATGCCGCAGCCGAACTCGGCATCAGCCAGCCCACGTTGTCGCGCGCACTGGCCCGGATCGAGGAACAGGTCGGGGTGCCGCTGTTCGACCGGGTCAACCGGCGGCTGCGTCTCAACGCCTACGGACACATCCTGTTGGAGCACGCCCGCCGGAGTATCGCCGAAATGCGCTCGGCCACTGAACAGATCGCGGAGTTGCGCGACCCGGATACCGGCACCGTGCGGCTGGCGTTCCTACACTCGCAGGCCGGCTGGTTCGTACCGGATCTGTTGCGACGGTTTCGTGCCGAGGCGCCGTTGGTGCGCTTCGAGCTGTACCAGGGCCCTGCCCACCACATCGTCGAGCGGCTGGCCAACGGCGAAGCCGACCTCGCGATCACCTCGCCGCGTCCGGACGGCTTCCGCTGGCGCGGGCTGTACATGGAACGACTTTGCCTGGCGGTCCCGCGCGACCATCGTTTCGCCCGGCGGTCCCGGATCCGGCTGGCCGACGCCGGTAACGAGCCCTTCGTCGCGCTGGCACCCGATTTCGGATTGCGCCAACTCACCGACGAGCTGTGGGCCGAGGCCGGGATATCACCGCCGGTGGTGTTCGAGGCCATGGAGATCCCGACCATGGAAGGCCTGGTGGCTGCGGGTTTCGGGGTGGCCGTGGTGCCGGTACCGCGGCCCGAACGTGCCGAGCCGGGCGCCGCGTATGTGCCGCTGTCGGAGAGTTCTGCCAAGCGTCAGATCGGTCTGACCTGGCACGCCGACCGCCAGCTGCCGCCCGCCGCGGCACGCCTGGCACAGTTCGTCATGCGCAGTGTGCATGAACTTGAGTAA
- a CDS encoding alpha/beta fold hydrolase translates to MKLRIAVGVLVLAVLALLLNELVVTKTHRQAEPLAGGHVLELDGPDLNVREYGPSGERAVVLLHGYSASIEWWEQVAPQLARDQRVIAIDLVGHGGSEAPGEAAPYQSAEQAKAVHNALVRLGVRRAVLIGHSMGGAVSAELARQYPDLVDRVVVSDTPAADDLVSMPLLGKMVCWPVIGPALDRFRTVDAITESSLQTGFAADYPVPDYAHRSLERLTYAGVCDSTEGPHPVVETLAALHKPVLVLWGDQDVLTPTAPNVERYTAAGLVPVVIKGSGHTPMVEQPEQFLAAVTDFVKNPAPGR, encoded by the coding sequence ATGAAATTGCGCATCGCCGTGGGCGTGCTGGTGCTGGCTGTCCTGGCGTTGCTGCTGAACGAACTTGTGGTGACCAAGACGCATCGCCAGGCCGAGCCGCTGGCCGGCGGGCACGTGCTGGAGCTGGACGGTCCCGATCTCAACGTGCGGGAGTACGGGCCTTCGGGGGAGCGTGCCGTGGTGTTGCTGCACGGGTATTCGGCCTCGATCGAATGGTGGGAGCAGGTGGCCCCGCAGCTGGCCCGCGATCAGCGGGTGATCGCGATCGATCTGGTCGGCCACGGCGGCTCGGAGGCGCCCGGCGAGGCTGCTCCCTATCAGTCGGCCGAGCAGGCCAAGGCGGTGCACAATGCGCTGGTGCGGCTCGGTGTGCGGCGCGCGGTACTGATCGGGCATTCGATGGGCGGAGCCGTCTCGGCGGAGCTGGCCCGGCAGTATCCGGATCTGGTGGACCGGGTCGTGGTGTCCGATACCCCGGCGGCCGATGACCTGGTCAGCATGCCGTTGCTCGGAAAGATGGTGTGCTGGCCGGTGATCGGGCCGGCGCTGGACCGGTTTCGCACCGTGGATGCCATTACCGAGAGTTCGCTGCAGACCGGATTCGCCGCCGACTACCCGGTGCCCGATTACGCCCACCGCTCGTTGGAACGCCTCACCTATGCCGGGGTCTGTGACTCCACCGAGGGGCCACATCCGGTAGTCGAAACCCTTGCCGCACTGCACAAGCCGGTGTTGGTGCTGTGGGGAGACCAGGATGTGCTGACCCCGACGGCTCCCAACGTCGAGCGTTACACCGCGGCCGGGCTGGTGCCCGTGGTGATCAAAGGTTCCGGCCATACCCCGATGGTCGAGCAGCCCGAGCAGTTCCTGGCCGCGGTGACCGACTTCGTCAAGAACCCAGCCCCCGGGAGATGA